The Sulfuriferula sp. AH1 region CAAAAGCATGTCCTGCACGGACTCCAAGACGATGCGGGGCACACCCTGCGCTTCGGCCGCCAGTTCCTCCAGGTCGATGATGCCCGGCACCGACAGCCGGGCACCCTTGGCGCGTATCGAGGCCACAAGCCTTTCAGCTTCGGCCAAGGGTAGGCGGCTGATGCGGTCGATTTTCTCGGCCACCACGATTTCGCCGGGTTGCAGATCGTCAATCATGCGCAGCAGTTCGGGCCGGTCAGCGCGTGCCCCTGATGCTTTTTCCCGATAGATGCCGGCGACGTAGTACCCGGCCGCCCTTGCGGCCTGCGCGATGCCTTCCTGTCGCTCCAAATCCTGCGCTTCGGTGC contains the following coding sequences:
- a CDS encoding recombinase family protein codes for the protein MTTKRKAASPAAPVKVARIYMRVSTEAQDLERQEGIAQAARAAGYYVAGIYREKASGARADRPELLRMIDDLQPGEIVVAEKIDRISRLPLAEAERLVASIRAKGARLSVPGIIDLEELAAEAQGVPRIVLESVQDMLLKLALQMARDDYEDRRERQRQGIELAKAAGRYAGRKTDTATHARIVALREGGKSIAETAKLAGCSQSQVKRVCAMARPAVGDKKELARS